GGTGCTGTTGCCAGACGCTGATATTGAGAAAAAGCCCGTATTGGCGGCCGCAATGGCTCTCGTTCCACTGCCCGGCGATGAATTCGCAGTTCCCGTGAGCGGTTTTTTGACGCCGGACCCAGGCCACAAGGGTCAGGCGGCCTTCCGGGCCGTGGATATCGAGACTCGGGCAGGCAGCCCGAGCGCAGTTGAGCCAGTCGCCCTCGTCGATGCGCAGGGCTTGACCACCCAGGGGGGCGCCGGGTACGGCCTCGACGGTTAATTCGCCGGTGCGTGACTCCAGGGCGTAGGGCTCGCCTTCTTCGGCTTTAAAGGTCGTGCCACTCTCTGTGAAGTTCCAGAATGTGATCAAACCGGGAAATGTCGCCGGGGTGGCGTCAAGGATCATGTCGGGGCAAACGTGCTCGGAGGAACTCATAGGTATTTCATAGTGGAAAATACGCCTCCGGGGAAAAGACCAAAAAGCTGTGACAAACAAAACATTGCCCGCGGGCCGGAAATTCTCCTAATCTTAACATTTAATCTATTCGGGCTGGCGTGCACCGGCCTTTCTGCTCACCTTTTCAGATCCAAAAAATTTAGCCGACATGGACCTTAAGGAAATCAAACAAGTCGTAGAGTTGATGAAGCGTTCGGACCTCACTGAGTTCGAAATCGAGGAAAAGGACCTCAAGCTGCGCATCTGCCGTGAGTCTCAAAAGCCTGTCGCGGTTGCCGCGGCACCTGTCATGGCGCCTGCCGCCCCGGCTCCTGCTGCCGCTCCCGCGGCTCCTGCCGCCCCGGCCAAGCCCGTCGAAGAGCCGGGCACCGAGTTCATCAAATCGCCCATGGTAGGCACCTTTTATCGTGCCCCCAGCCCGGACAGCCCGTCCTTCGTGGAGATCGGGGCCGTCGTCAAGGCCGACTCTGTCGTGTGTATCATCGAGGCCATGAAGGTCATGAACGAGATTCACGCTGAGGCCAAGGGCAAGATCCTGGAAGTGCTCGTGGAGAACGGCCAATCGGTCGAGTACGGCCAGCCGCTTTTCAAGATCAAGGCTTCCTGAGCCTCCGCCCGCCCAACGTCATCCCGCGCCTCCGCGTGAACGCACGCGGCCACCCGAGCACCCATGATCAAGAAAATCCTTATTGCCAACCGCGGCGAAATCGCCCTGCGCATCGTACGAGCCTGCCGTGAGCTTGGCGTCAAGACCCTGGCCGTCTACTCCGAGGCCGATGAGCAGTCCCTGCACGTACAGCTGGCCGACGAGGCCATCTGTATCGGTCCGGCCGCCTCCAGCGAGAGCTACCTGAAGGCTGACCGCATCATCAGTGCGGCCGAGATTGCCGATGTGGACGCGATTCACCCCGGCTTCGGCTTTCTCTCGGAAAACGCCGAGTTCGCCGAGCAGTGCGAGAGCTGCAACATCAAGTTTATCGGCCCGAACTCCTCTACCATCCGCTTGATGGGGGATAAGGCGATGGCCAAGTCCGTCGCCCTCAAGGCCAAGGCCCCGGTCATCCCCGGCAGCGACGGTCCCGTCGAGACCGAGACCGAAGCCCTCAAGCTGGCCAAGCAGATCGGCTTCCCGGTGATCATCAAGGCCGTCGCCGGTGGGGGTGGTAAGGGCATGCGCCTGGCCCACAACGCCGTGGCCTTCGTCCGCGAGTTCCAGCTGGCCCGCGCTGAGGCCGAGAAAGCCTTCGGGAATGGCTCGGTCTACGTGGAGAAATTTATCGAAAACCCGCGCCACATCGAGTTCCAGCTCCTGGGTGACGAGCACGGTAAGATCATCCACCTCGGTGAGCGTGACTGCTCGGTGCAGCGCCGCTACCAGAAGGTGGTTGAAGAGGCTCCGTCCCCCTTCGTGGATGAGAAGCTGCGCGCGAAAATGGGTAAGGCCGCTGTGGCCATCGCCGAAGAGTGCGGCTATCAGAATGCCGGAACGGTGGAGTTCCTCGTCGATAAAAACGGTGACTTCTACTTTATCGAGATGAACACCCGCATCCAGGTCGAGCATGGTATCACCGAGGAGGTGACCGGCTACGATCTGGTCAAGCGTCAGATCGCGATCGCCGCTGGTGAAAAGCTCGACCTCGACCAGAAGGACGTGCGCTTCATCCGCCACGCCATTGAGTGCCGTATCAATGCCGAGGATCCGGCCCGCAACTTTGCCCCGTGCCCCGGTAAGATCGACCTGTACTACCCGCCCGGTGGCCATGGCGTTCGTATCGACTCGCACATTTATGGTGGCTATGTCGTGCCTCCCTACTACGACAGCATGATCTCCAAGGTCATCTCCTACGGGCAGACCCGTGAGATCGCCATCGACCGCATGTACCGTGCCCTTAACGAGTACATCATCCGTGGCATCCGCACCTCGATTCCCTTCTGTGCCGCTATCATGAAGGACCCGGTCTTCCGCTCCGGTGAAGCCACCACGAAGTTTGTGGGCGACTTTATGGAGCGCACGCCGAAGGATCTCTTCGCGACGGCTGAGGACTGATTCGTCAGTCTTCGGGGCCGCGATTTTTGCTTTGCCGAGCCGCCTTTTTGCCTCAAGGCTTCTTCCAGCGCTTGCGCAGATGCACAATATCCTCTGATCTAACCTTAACCGAGAAACTCTTATGCCAGCCAAGAAACCTTCCCAGCCCGCCGACGAATCGGATCCCAATAGCATCCCTACTCCGGTTGAAGCTACGGAAAGCTCCGATGAGATTCATATTAACATCCCTGTGGTCGCCAATATCGTGAAGATGGCCGCGCTGCAGGTGGACGGTGTGTACTCCGTGGGCGGTACCTTCGCTGATGGCCTGTGGGAGACTCTCGGTGCCAAGAAGGGCGACCGCGGCGTCGAGGTAAAGGAAGACGAAGCGGAAAACTACCTGATCCAGATCCACGTGGAAATGCGCTTCGGGGTCAGCATCGCCACGACCGCCAAGATCGTCCAGCAGACGATCCGCGAGCAGGTCGAAGCCATGACCAGCAAAGGCGTGGCCAAGGTCGAAGTCTTTATCGACGGCGTCCGCATGGAGCAGCCCGAGTCGGCTAAGAAGAGCGCCGAGCAGTGGGAGCAGCAGCCCCACACCGACTAGTTTTTGATCCCGTCGGCTTGCTTTCCGCAGGCCGGCGATCCCATTTTCTCCCGGCGAAAGCCACCATCAGGGACTGACAGCGTATGAACGAGGAAAACAAGATTCTGAGTTTTTATCACACGCAGATTGAGCCGTACCTGCAGGACCGCGTGCTCGTGATCTGCGTCGCCATTGTCCTGCTGTTTCTGCTGCTGGGTGTCGGTATGCTGCGCCGTCGCGGGCGTCCGATCCGGGTTTTCAAGACCACTTCCGGGCGTGTGCAGGTGACACGCGGGGCCATCCGTGATCTCGTTCTCGGTGCCTGCCGCCACGTCAACGCCGCTCATCGCCCCAAGGTCCACATCAAGGCTCGCCGTGGACGGCTCGCCATCCGCATCGATCTGCGCCTGAACGAAGACCAGCGTCTGAATGACGTTGCGGTCAAGCTCCAGACGCGCATCGAGGATGTCCTGCAGGACACGCTAAGCCTCGATCGGCGCAGCGTGCGTATCGACATCGGCCTGAAGGGGATTCGCCATAACAAGAAGACCACACCTCCCGAGGAGGAGGCACTTCCTGTGGCCGTCGCTCCTGTCCCCGATGTGGCTCCGGCACGGGCCGAGGAGGACTCTTTCGTCCCCGCCACGAGCCCGAGCGAGCCTGAGCTCGACAATGTCGCCGAGGACACGGAATCCGAGCCCAAGCCCAAGCGGAGCTTTTTCGGCTGGGGTAGCCGTAAATCCACGCCGTCCGATGAGGACGAGGTCGAGGATCCGGTCGATGCTACTGCCGACGACGACGATCCTTTCGCACCCGGGCATGTTTCCGAGTCGGACGAAGATCGCGAAAAGAAGGCCTGAGCGGGGTTCGCTCGGAGAGTTATCCCATGGCGGCAGACCTGCAGTCGGCGTTGTTTTACGCTATTTTGGATACCGGCTATGTGCCGCGTGACTCACTGGTGGACAAGTGCCGGGCCTTGCTGGCCGGTGGGGCGGATATTATCCAGCTGCGCGCCAAGCACGAAAACACTTCGGAGCGTATCGAAATTTTAAATACGCTCGTCCCGCTTTTTGCCGACACGGAAGTGCCGCTGGTCGTGAACGACGATCTGGAGGCTGCGTTGGCTTTCCCGGGGCTGGGGCTGCACGTCGGGCAGGATGACCTGCCGCCGGATGAAGCACGCGAGCGTCTCGGAGAGGGGCGTGTGCTCGGCCTCTCCACGCACTCACCGGATCAGGCTGCTGGCGCGATTGACCATGCGGCGGTCCTCGACTACTTCGCCGTGGGTCCGGTCTTTGCCACCCCGACCAAGCCGGACTACACGCCCGTGGGCCTGAACCTTGTCAGCCATGTCGCCGGGCTGGATGCACCGCTACCGTGGTTCGCCATCGGGGGGATCAAGCTCCACAATGTAGCTCAGGTGCTCGCGGCTGGAGCGCGCCGAGTGGTTGCGGTTTCAGATGTGCTGTGCGCGGAGGATTCGGCAGCGGTCATCCGTGACTATAAGTCGGCGTGCAGTCGCTGATAACCGGTCTGGTCAAGGCTGCGTGTTTGTTGCCTTCAGGCGCCACTTGCCGGATGCCGGATCTTTCTCAAAATCGCGCTCTGCCGGTACTCCGGCAGCGGTGTAAAGGTCTCTGACTTCCAAACCCTTCAGGTACTCGACAAATCCTTTCAGGTCCTGTGAGCCGTAGAAATTCCCCAGCTTAAGGAGCAGCCCGCCGGGGCGTTGGGTGAGGACCGCAATGGCCTCGGCGGCGTTGAAGCCCTGCTGTATGGCTACGACCAGAAAATCAAACAGGACCTGCTGAGTGGCCTCCGGGTTATTGCACGTCTGAGCCGCAAGCGGGTAGAACTCCTTTAACAGCGTCTGGCTGACGGTGGCTCTCTCCTGCTCATCCATGGCAATATGGTTACAAGGTTATCTTACAAAAAGTAGCAGAGGTCGGCCCATTCGCCATCTACCCGCGTGTCCACGCGATAGCTGATGCCCGCCTCGGTCGCGACGGTGTTGAAATGCTCTTTCACCTCATCGAGCTCGCGGGCGAGGATGCCGCTGAGGGCGAGGGTACCGTTTGGCGCCATGGCAGCGAACAGCCCGGCGGCGTGAATCTTCAGGATGTCGGCCTGGATGTTGGCCATCATGAAGTCAGTCTGGCGGCCTTCGAGGCCGGACTCGATCCCAGCCTCGGCAAAGGCGACGGCCTCGGGGGAAATCTTGTTAAAGAGCGTGTTCTCGCGGCTGACGCGGATCGCCTCGGGGTCCTGGTCAAAGCCGTAGACATTCTTTGCACCGAGCAGGACGGCGGACAGGGCCAGGATGCCCGAGCCGCACCCGGCGTCGATGATGCGCTGGGAGGGGAAGGCGTCCCCGCGCTCCGCACGAAAGTCGAGCAGGCGGCGCGCCATCAGGCGGGTCGTTTCGTGGCTACCCGTCCCGAAGGCCATCCCGGCGTCCAGGTACAGGGCCACGTCCCCGTCGGGCAGGGGGTAGCTCTCACGTTCCCAGGCGGGCACCCAGTGCAGCGGGGGCTTGGCCCAGGGCTTTAGGAACTCCTTGTACGCTTCCTGCCACTCGCGGTCCTCGATCTGCTCGCGGGCGAACTCAGCGGGCAGCTCAGCGAAGGCTTCGCGCAGAGCGGCCAGCCCGGCGTCAGCCTCGGCCTCCGTTTCGTAAAAGCCTTTGAGGAAAAGGGGGCCGCCGGGAGCGGATTCGATGCCCCAGTCGAGGAGCCCTTCTTCGCAGAAGTAGGCTTCGAGGGCCTCAGCCAGTTCGGTGGGGACTTCGGTTTTGAGGATAAACATTGGGATGGGTGCGAAAAGTTACTGGAGGTTGCCGAGCATGAGCTCGTCGGAGAGGCGTCGGATGGTGGCGGGCAGGAGCTCGTGCTCTGCGGCGTGGACCTTTGCCTCGACGGCTTCCAGCGGCTCGCCTTTTTCGATCGGCACGCGTGTTTGGCCGAGTATTTCGCCAGCGTCGATCTCGGGGGTGACCCAGTGGACGGTGCAGCCGGTCTCGGCATCACCGGCCTCGATGGCGCGCTGGATGGAGTGCAGGCCGGGATACTTGGGCAGGAGGCTGGGGTGCAGGTTGATGATGCGCCCGTTAAAGGCCTCGATAAAGGGCGGCTTGATCACCCGCATGAAGCCGGCCAGCACGATGAAGTCCGGCTGCAGGCGCTGGATGGTCTCGATCCAGTGGGCTTCGGCTTCGCCTTCGAGCTTGGTTTTGAACTTACCCGGATGCAGGTAAAAGGCGGGCACGTCAAAACGCGGGCCAAGCTTGAGCATGGGGGCCTCGGGCTTGTCGCAGAAGATACCCACGACCTGGGCCAGTCCGAGCTTGCCGTCGTCCTGTGCTTTGAGGATGGCCTCGGCATTACTGCCACGGCCGGAACCAAGTAATACGATGCGTACCATGTAAAGTTGGGGGTCAGAATGTGTCGGCGGCAGCGCGGATCTTCGCGATGAGCGAAGTGGTGCTGTAGCCTTCGAGAAAAGGCAGGAAGCGGATGTCGGTCCCGCAGGCTTCGAGCGCCGCGCGCTCCTCGGGGTTGAGGCTGCCGATGTCGTAGTCACCGGCCTTGACGTATACGTCTGGCTGCAGCACCTGAATCTCGTGAGTCAGCCGCGGCGTGTGAAAGATGACAAGCGCGTCGATAAAGGGCAGGTTCCCCATCAGGTAGGCGCGCTCTTGTTCGCTCTGCACGGGGCGGGTGGGGCCTTTCAGCGCCTGCACGCTCTTATCGCCGTTGAGGGCGACATAGAGCCGGTCACCCTGCTCGGCGGCTTTCTTCAGGAAAAACAGATGCCCGGTATGCAGCAGGTCGAAGCATCCGTTGGTGAGCACGACTTTTTCCCCGGCCTGGCGGGCGTCTTCACGCTGGCGGGCAGCGTCGTCGAGGCTGAGAAGCTTGGGGATGTCGAGTGCGGGCGGCATAAAGTCCGCATACTTCGCCCGCTATGGCTTGGGGTCAAGCTTTAGCCCGCTCCTCGGTACGACTAGGGCACTCCGCCTAGCGGCTCTGGGGAGGAGCGATCGGACCGTCCATGCCGTAGTAGGTCTGGCGCAGTCCGGTCTGGTTGGACTTGTAGCGCTGACCGTCGATCTCGACCGTGACGTTCTGGATCTCAGGGCTGACCACGCGGATGGTACCGGCGCGGCTCAGGGTCGTAGACTGACCGTCACTGAGGTTGCCCTTAAAGAGTTCCTGCAGGTCGCTTTCCTGGCGTACGAGTACGTAGGCATTACCGCCGGTGGCGGTGATGGTCACGTCGCCAGCTTCGGCAGGTGTGGTGGCGGGCTGGAGGGGGGTGGTCGTTGAACTCCCGCTGGAGACGGCGGAGGCCGGGGCGGTGTCGTCCTCAACCGCTGGATCACTCGGGCTGATGAGCATGTTGACGAGGACGGCCAGCAGGCCGACCAGTACAAACGTGCCTGCTACGATGAGGCCGATTTTCCAGTAAAGGGATTTGTCCGTGTTCTGCTCGACCGGATCAGCCGGGCCGTCGTGGGCGCTGCTCGGGCGGTCCTTGAGGCGTGCGGTCTTGACCACTTTCGGGCTGTGCTCGCCAAAGGGCGGGGCGGAGTCCGTGCTGCCGAGAGTCTTTGTCTCTTCGGGCAGATCCATGCGGCCGAAGAACTCGCGGCTGTCGCGCTTGTTGGCCAGCTTGCTGGACCCGAGCAGGACGGCGTTGTAGTCCGTCATCAGCTTGTCGGTATCGAGCTTGAGGTAGTGGCCGTAAATTTTCAGGAAGCCGCGCTTATAAACATCGGGCAGATCGAAATCGAACTGGTTGTTCTCGAAGTTCATGAGGAAATCGCTGCGGATTTTCGTTCCTTCGGCAGCTTCGCGGATGGAGATACCCTGCCGCTTGCGCGCTTCCTCTAATCTGTCTCCGATGTTTGGCATGTAAAATCCTGAGTCTGTGAGAATTCCCTAACGGATGGCAAGGCAGAAAGCAGGGTGCGTGACCACACTGAACAAACATGGGGCGAGGCACCATCGCTCACTGCGTTCGCTCCCTCAATTATTCTCCGATTGCGCAAGAGGAGTTCGCTTGAGTTGGCGCAACTACCGTTGCCCAGGCCGCCACTTCAGGCGGCGGCTTCAGTGATGTGTGAGCATCACGCGGGTCCAGGGCTATGCCCTGGTTACAGGCTGTCCAGGTCGCGCATGATCTCGCGGGGGCTGGAGCCGTTCTCGGGGCCGACGATGCCCTCGTCTTCGAGGATCTCCATGATGCGGGCGGCGCGGTTGTAGCCGATCTTGAGGCGGCGCTGGAGCATCGAGGTGGAGGCGCGCTTGGTGGCTCGGAGCACGTCGATGGCAGCGGGTACGAGCTCGTCGTCCCATTCTCCCTCGGCACCGCCGCCGCCTTCCTCGCCACCGGCTTCGATCTGCTGCTGCACCTCTTCGGCGAAGCTCGGGTCCCCATTCTTGTCGTTGAGGAAATCTACAATGCCGTTGATCTCGTCGTCGGAGACGAAGGCACCCTGAGCACGGACGAGGTTCGAGGTGCCGGGAGGCACGAAGAGCATGTCGCCCTTACCGATGAGGGCCTCGGCACCGCCCTGGTCGAGGATGGTGCGGCTGTCGACCTTGGAGGCGACCTTGAAGGAGACGCGGGTGGGCAAGTTGGCCTTGATCACGCCGGTGATGACGTTCACGGAGGGGCGCTGGGTGGCCAGGATGAGGTGGATGCCGGCGGCACGGGCGAGCTGGGCGAGGCGGGCAATCCCCGTCTCGATGTCCTGCGGGGCGACCATCATGAGGTCGGCCAGCTCGTCAATGATGCACACGATGTAGTGCATGCGCTTGTCGGGGATCTCGAACTCCACGTCGTCGTCGCGGGGGACTTCCAGGTTGGAAGCGGCTGCGCGCTCCTCCGGGCTCATGGCCGAAGACATTTCTGCCTCGCGGGCCTCGGCCTCGGCGCGTTCCTTTTTGTTCTTCGCGATCTTGGCGTTAAAGCCAGCGATATTGCGCACGCCTACCTTGGCGAAAATCTGGTAGCGCCGTTCCATTTCGCTGATCAGGTACTTGAGCGCGCCGGGCACCTTCTTGGGCTCGGTCACGACCGGGATCAGCATGTGCGGCAGCTTGTTGTAGACCTGCATTTCCACGACCTTCGGGTCCACCATGAGGAAGCGCAGGTCCTCGGGGGCGGCGTGGTAGAGCAGGGAGGCGATGACGGAGTTGATGCAGACCGTCTTACCCGAGCCGGTGGAACCGGCGATGAGCATGTGGGGCATGCGGGTCAGGTCTTCGACAATGGGCTTGCCGGTCACGTCCTTACCCAGGACGACCGGGATCTCGGCCTTGGACTCGGCCCATGCGCGGGACTCGACGATCTCGCGCATCGTTACGGGCAGGGGCTTGGGGTTGGGCACCTCGATGCCGACCGTGCCCTTACCGGGGACGGGGGCGAGGATGCGCACCGCCTCGGCCCGCAGGCCCAGGGCGAGGTTTTTGTCCAGGTTGAGAATCTTCTCTACGCGCACGCCGGGAGCGGGCACGATCTCGTAGCGGGTGATGACCGGCCCGGTCTGGACCTCGGCGGGCTCCACCTTGACGTTAAACTCGTCCAGAATGCGGGCGATGTCGCGGGCGCGCTCCTGATGCTCCTCGGGGGAGGCGTGGTTTTCGCCGGGCTGCACGGGCTCGTTGAGCAGCTCGATCGAGGGGAAGGTGTGGTTACCCTTTTTCTCAGGGCGGGTGATGCGGGCCTTTTCAGTGACCTCGCTGTCCAGAATCTTGAGTGGATGCTGGGTGACGGAGAGGGGCTTGCGGGCCTGAGCCTTGTCTTCGGCCTCTTTCTTGCGGGTGAGGTTAAAGATGGCAGGGCCTTTCTTCGGGCCGGAGGCGGCAGCAGGCTCAGGAGCGGGGGGAGGTGGCTCTTCCACGGGCGCAGCTTCTTCCGGGGCGGTGCCGGGCGTGATGATGGCTTCATCTTCGCTGCGCAGGGAGGGCTTGCGCTCTTCCTTCTTGGGCGGCGGTGCCTTCTTGCTGGGGAAAACCCCCTTGATCGAACGCTCGGGCGGCGCCTGCTTGGCACGGGCGGCTTTAAGTTCGGCCTGGCGCTCCTTGCGGGCTTTGCGCTTTTGCTCCAGGCGCTCCAGCGTTTGCTGCAGGTTGTCCGTAAACAGAAACAGCCCGCTCACGAGGAAAATCAGCAGGATGAGCAGGCTCGTGCCAAAGGAACCGGCGTACTTGATCGCCAGGTTATTGAAGACCAGACGGCCCATGAGCCCCCCGAGTCCGTTAAAGTAGTAGCGACGCTCCGGGGCACCCTGGCTGGTGGTAAGAATCTGCAGGCCGGTATCGGTCGATGCGGGAGCGTTCCAACTGAACTCCTCCGGGCGCGGCGTTTCGAAGACTTGCTCATCGACGAGGGTGGACAGACCGGTCAGCGAGATCAGGAAGAACACAGCCGAGATCGCCAGGCGCAGGCGGACCCGGTGGGCCTGCCGGAAAAGCAGGAGATAGCTGATCCAGAACAGCAGCAGCGGGATCAGCCACGAGACGATCCCGAACAGCCAAAACGTCCGGTATGCCAGCTCGGCGCCAAGGGTGCCCGTGAGGTTCTGGTCCGAGTCCCCGCCGACATGCAGATGCGGCGACTGGCTCGGGTTAAAGTCCAGCAAGGCAACAATATAGATGATGCTGAGAGCCAGCACCACCAAGGCCCAGAAAGGCTTGGACTGGGGTTGGCGCGGGGCGAAAGATGTTTTCTCCTGCGTGGCGGCAGGTTTTTTCGAGAAGAGGCCCATTTCCAAAAAGACCATCCTACCCGTGCTGCGTTCAAAAACAAGCCCGAACCCCAATACCGGTAGTTTTCATGACTGCATCAAGTGGTGTGCGGTAGGTAGGCAGGCCCCTTGACCCCAGCCGGGGCGGATTATACCCCCAATGACGATAGGATCACCCTGACATTGACCGCCGCTGCCGGGGACTTTAGCGTTGGGTCATGCGCTTTTACGCTTTCAAACCTATTTATCAGGAACGTGTCTGGGGCGGACGTGGTCTGGCAGACCAACTCGGGCGGGCTCTGCCCGGCGAGGCCCCTATCGGCGAGAGCTGGGAGATTGTGGATCGCCCCGAGGCCCAGTCTGTCGTGGCCGAAGGGCCGCAGGCAGGGCTGACCCTGCGTGAACTGGTGGAAAAGCACGCCGACACCGTGATGGGGCCCGGCTACGATGCCTCGACCCCCTTTCCGATTCTGGTCAAGTGGCTGGACTGTCAGGACCGTCTGAGCCTGCAGGTTCACCCCCCGGCAGACATCGCTCCGAGCCTCGGCGGCGAGCCCAAGACCGAAAACTGGTACGTGGCCGAGGCCGAGCCGCACGCGGCCATGCTCATCGGGCTGAAAAACGGCGTCACCCGCGAGGAATTTGAAACCGCCCTGCGCGAAAACCGGGCCGAGCCTCTCGTGCACCGTATCCCCGCCAAAAAGGGCGAGTCGATGTTTGTGCGCAGTGGCCGCCTGCACGCGCTGGACGCCGGTTGCCTGATCCTGGAGATCCAGCAAAACTCCGATACGACCTACCGCGTGTACGACTGGGGGCGTGTCGGGCTCGACGGCCAGCCGCGCCAGCTCCACATCGAGGAGTCCCTCAAGTGTATCGAGTTCAACGACTACGAGCCGGACCTCCTGCGTCCGGTGGGCGACAAGCAAGTCATCGCCGAATCCGAGCTGTTTAACATCACCCGCTATACACTCCGCTCTGGCCAGAAGCTGGAGTTCCCCGCCGGGGAGCAGCCGCGTCTGATCGGTGTGGTCGACGGTGCGCTGCGCGACTGTGCGGACGAGACCACAATCGGTCGCAGTGCAAATGTTCTGCTTCCCTATGCGGAGAGCTTCACGCTGGAGGCCATTCACTCGCCGACCACCGTGCTGGTGACGGATGGTTTCGGGGGTGCGTGACCGCACTGGCCATTGATGGGGTTTGCCCGTCGCTCACTGCGTTTGCTGCTTTGGTCACCATCATTGATAACAGCTTCTCTCACCGATGCTAAAACTCCTCTTTAAACCCATTGGCTGTCTGGGCTCGGTGCTGGCGACACTGCTGGTGCTGGCGGTGATTGCGCTCATCGTACTGTTTTGGGTGGCCGAGGCGTGGACCCCGAAGTTCGTCTCTGAGTGGATGGAGCAGCATAGCGGCTTTGACGTGCAGATCGACGACGCCAACCTCGAGCTGCTTTCGCAGGAGATCGTCTTTGAGGACATCGTGGTGGGAAATCCCCCCGGTTTCCCGGAGGAGAGTTTCCTGCACATCCGTGGGCTCAGTGTGAAGCTGCCCCTGACTGCGGTGGCTGAGGGAGACTGGCGCGCGCGAGAGGTGGATATGGTGATTGATTCGCTCACCGTGGTCATCCCCGAGCGTGGTCCCAGTAACCTGGCGGCCTTTATCGATGCGGTGGGATACGAGCCGACCATCAGTGATCAAGCCGCCGCCACGGCGCTTGCCGATGGCCCGCAGCTGGAGAGCTTCCGGCTCGCGATCCGCGAGGTTATTATCGAGAACCACTCCATCGGTCGCCCGGACATTGCCCGCTACAAGGTGGAGTACGTGGGCGAATTTACCGGTGTGAGCCTGAGTTCGGAGGTTTTCCCGGAGGTGCAGCAGGCGTTGCGGCAGAGTGGGTTGCCCGGTTTCGGGCCGGCCTTTTTCCGGGCGCTTTTTGCGACTTTTCCGGTTCAGTGTTTCGCGGATATCGAGCCGCGTACGCCCGAAATTATCCCCGATAAAATCGACACACTGATCCGTGAACACGGTGAAGATGCTAAAAAAGCCCTTGAATCTCTCTAAGATTGGGTAATGGTTTCTCCCCTTACACAAATGTCTATGAAGGAGAAACCCGAAAGCAACGAACCGGAAGCGGCCACCGAGGCACAGGCCGCGCCTGCGCCGGAAGAAGCGGTCGCTCCTGAGGAGGCTTCCGCCGAAGCCGGCTCGGAGACGGCAAAGCTGCTCGCCGAGCTCGACAAAGCCCAGGCCCAGGCCAAGGACTACGAGGACCGCTACCTGCGCTCCATGGCCGATCTGGATAATTTCCGCCGCCGCGCCGCCCGCGAAAAGGAAGAGTCGCGCCTGCTGGCCAACGCTGTCCTGATCGAGGAGTTGCTGCCCGCGCTTGATAATTTTCGTCTCGGCCTCGCTGCCGCCGGTAACCACCCGGAAGCCGCCGAGGTGGCTAAAGGCTTCGAAGTCGTCGCTGCCCAGCTGCGCCAGGTCCTCAACGGCCATGGCCTTGAGGTGATCGAACCCGCCCCCGGCGAGGACTTCGACCACAACCTGCACGAGGCTGTCTCGCAAAGCCCGAGCGACGAAATCGCCGACAACAAGGTGCTCACCCTCGTCCGGGCGGGCTACCAGCTCAACCAGCGCCTGCTGCGCCCGGCTTCGGTCGTGGTCTCCAGCGGCCCCGCCGAAGGTTGATCCAGGATGGCGAATAAAGATTACTACGAACTGCTCGGCGTGAGCCGGGAGGCTACCGAGCAGGAAATTAAAAAGGCCTACCGTAAGCTGGCCATGAAGTATCACCCGGACAAAAATCCGGGCGATGCCGAGGCCGAGGCCAAGTTTAAGGAGATCGGCCACGCCTACGAGGTCCTCAGCAACGAGGACAAGCGTGCCGCCTACGACCGCTACGGGCATGCCGCCTTTGAGCAGGGCGGCGGGCGCAGCGCCGGGGGCGGTTTCCATGATCCCTTCGACATCTTCCGCGAG
This genomic interval from Ruficoccus sp. ZRK36 contains the following:
- a CDS encoding nucleotide exchange factor GrpE, whose amino-acid sequence is MKEKPESNEPEAATEAQAAPAPEEAVAPEEASAEAGSETAKLLAELDKAQAQAKDYEDRYLRSMADLDNFRRRAAREKEESRLLANAVLIEELLPALDNFRLGLAAAGNHPEAAEVAKGFEVVAAQLRQVLNGHGLEVIEPAPGEDFDHNLHEAVSQSPSDEIADNKVLTLVRAGYQLNQRLLRPASVVVSSGPAEG